The segment GGCGGCGAGTATGTCATACTATAAAATCTACAACAGGCGAAAACGTTCGATCCAAAATTACCGATCCTAGTAGTTTTGagcagtttgagaaccactggctTCAATATTGAGCTCAAAGTGTTTTATTAGTACACAAGGGGTTCATAGGTGTCGCACCGCtttgtttataaatgttttgtttggTTTTATTTGTGATGAGAATGAATGTTAACAATAAACTTTAATAAAGTGCAAGTCTGATCAAATGAGATTAATTACATTGACATTaactcattattattaataaataattaggtaATTTAAATGGGGGAAACCTTGGGTATGAACACTCCACTGAGTGGTCTTGAAATACCTCATGAGCTCACAGATCCTTCCAAAATAGTAGTTATCCATCCTGGCTCTTTTTACCTTCGCTTGGGTTTGGCGTCCGATCCTCAACCCAAGGAAGTTCTTCACTGCATTGCTCGTAAGAGAAAATATGGTCATCATAGAGATCCTATTCTTGTTTCCCAGTCTTCTTCTTCCTATGATCATCGAGAAGCAAGACTTTCTGTGGCTTCCGTTCTTGCAAGCACGCTCACCTCACAGGTAATTCATTTcatgagaaaaatataattgattcattGATAGATATTGACATTACTTCTTTCTAGGGTAGACAACGCTTTCAATCCAAGCATTATCCAGGAAAAGCACAAATCATAGTAGATTCCGAagtaaagaaatcaaaagacaTTCATCCTGAGTCACAACCTGAAACTGTTGTAGGGAATGATATTCTAAAACTTGCCTCCCTTGATCCCTATAATCTTCATTTCCCATATCAAAGAGGAGATTTAAGAGCTAGATCCGGTGTTATCGGAGGATCCCTTTCTTCTTTACTCGTGGATTTAAATACTATTTGGACGTCTGCACTATCCTCTGAATTAAACATATCTCCAGATCTTTTTCCTTCTTATAAAGTGGTCCTCATCATACCTTCTCTTTATTCAAGACCCATTCTCAAATCCCTGCTTCGCATACTATTGTTAGAAATTGGATTCGGCTCGGCCTTTCTTCTTCAAGATCATGTTGCAGCAACCTTTGGATCGGGTGTTCCTGTAGCTTGTGTTGTTGATGCAGGGGATCAAAAAATTAGTGTTTCATGTGTAGAGGATGGTATTTCTCATCCGGATACCCGAATACAACTCAATTATGGTGGCGGTGATATATCAAGGATTTACTATACTCTTCTCAAAGACCTTGCTTTTCCTTACTCTCGTTGTAATCCAGAAAACTCTATTTCAGACGCCTTTTTGattcacaatttgaagaaagaacattGTCATTTGAATCTAGATATTTGTGGATGCGTTGAGCGGACTTTTTCAACACATCGAAAGGGAGAAAAATCTATATCCTACACCATATATGTCGGAGACGAAGCTATCATCGCTCCCTCTGCTTTATTTCATACTGAGCTCTTAGAAATCACTGGTAATGGGAATAGAATTGAGCTCTTTACTCCAGATGAAGGAGATCACGAGGATCCGCATGATctcttatatttaaatgaaacttcAAGAAAATACACAAAAGCTGGGGATCCATCGGGTGATATGGATGTCTCTCAAAACTTAGACGACGATTTAGAtatagttttggaaaataatcaaaCCAAGACTTCTACTGCTGTAACCTCTGAAAATGTTTTGTCATTAGATCAAGCTATTCTTAAAAGTATCGAGGCTTGTCCTTCGGATGacttaaagaagaaaatgtatAGTTGCATCCTTTTAGTCGGAGGTGGTCTCAAATTTGATGGAATAACtcaatttcttaaaaacaaattgattcTACAGATTTCATCCTCCTTCCGATCCGAACCTATGGATATTATCATTGATGCCAAAGACACAAATGCGGAGTTCACAACTTGGAGAGGTGCTGCAGTTCTGGCATGTCTTGAATCTGCACAGGAGTTGTGGATTAAGCCTAGAGAATTTGCCAAACATGGGCAAAAAATACTGCGAGAACGAGCACCTTTTCCCTGGACTTAATTAAATAcgcaatttttttgaaaattttatttttgctgtttaatattaatcacataataaagtttatttatttgtttattcagtTGTATACTCTTCATATTTAACTCTATTAGGTTAAAGGGGGAGGGGGGtcataatttgttgatatttttaaatgaaagaaattaaataagtttatttgtattaatttcctATTTCACGAGCGAGGTAGATACAATTGTTATTTCCACATCTCATTTTCTCAAAGAACAATACCAAACCTAAAAACATCACCTAATTATTATCTATCtcttagaacaaaaaaatatttttgtttattttgaaaatcgaagattttaaagtttttggttagaaattgagtaacatttttttattcaaagtaactGACTGACATCTTCCTgacatttataaagaaaatgaatgagTTTCTCTATATAAAACTTATCAAATTAGACTTGTAATTTTTCGATAAACAAGTGGTTTATGCTCTTGTGGCAAATACTTTTGCTACATACAACACTGTAAGGTTCAGTCtaagaaatttgcattttttctgtttaatgatccattgataatatatttggaATTGCATTCATGAAgtttttgatccaaaaaaatttcgaacTGCTTAAATTGAGGACTTTAACAAtcgtgtataaaatatgatacgtATTGTGTTACTTATTAGGGTATGTCGCTCCTAATAGATTATTTCAACTacgttttttgaaaattatgatcACCATGGaaatactatattaattaattgttgaatCAAGTAAAGAACTTTTGAAATGGAATGACGTTTGATGAAACAGCAAGACAAGATGAACGTTGGCTTTCTAGACGGATCAGTTGTAGTAGAGTGTTGTCATATTACTCATATAAGTTATCACTAGAGGGATGTGAAAACTGTTGAAATCCTCgtgaacataaattaaaaataaaatatatagaataatagttATGTTGGTAACCTCCAAAATATTGGTgctactattaattatttatacctaTTTTGGTAATTCAAACGTGATCTCGATCTGATGTATGCAAAAGATAATATGTCACCTATCAAACTTTCCAACATATACTTTCTGTTTGATGGGGGGAATACGacaatttttactttcttacttatcaccataaaatatataacgcATTTGATGGCGTCAGTAACCTTTATTTAGTCTATATTAATGGAAACATAAATGtgctaaaatattaatatgaaagtTAATTAAACGAGGGTGAGAGATGTTTTTGCTATTCATCACGTTTCACTCATATTCATTCATGACATcaatgaaagaataaataagattggtacatatattattggcattctttttaaatatatgacttATTCAAGATTGAATTAGTcatgatatacataatatttttttatacaaaatgatcGTACAAAAATTTGCCTACATGCGCATATTTTCATACTATGCCGTACATAACTAAAGTTGCAATAATAACGACAATATGATCTAAAGAATGTCAATTTTTAAACGTCAAGAGATATTGCCTGAAAACACTTgctgtttcaaatatatatataaatataaataatatgttaaataaagagCCCTGTGGTATTTTAGACATTAGtattctaaataaatacatattatgggAGTCCGACCattgcatatttaatatttactttgtcAATGTGGTGTTTGTGTAGCACGCTACAAATTGAGGTTAACAGCTTTGTTGTATGTAAAGTCAGTAGTTAACAAAAGAAAGAGAGATAAGGAATTTATTCAGAATGAGTACAGAGGAACACTGAATtaatggatataattttttggcgTGCGCTTTTTTTGACTGAAGtgcaaaatattgttatataatcaataaagtAAATGCTATAAATTAGAGCTTTGACAGCTTATACGATATACAGGGGCAACCGCCATGGttgggctggaagggctgtagcccccaaataaaggaatttttgctttttactagaaaatttaatatttgaaatgtatattcaaataatttaatttaatttttaaaattttttggacaaaaaatttaattttctgttaatagctatagattgttgaatttttttgggaaaaaacttaatatcggaattttttttcaaaacattttaaaattaaaatttaattttcgaaatttttttgtaaataactgtgaacttttaaaattttgttccaaaaaatttaattttttttatatagctattaatttttaattttttttatatagctattaatttttaattttttttatatagc is part of the Lepeophtheirus salmonis chromosome 14, UVic_Lsal_1.4, whole genome shotgun sequence genome and harbors:
- the Arp8 gene encoding actin-related protein 8 — its product is MGETLGMNTPLSGLEIPHELTDPSKIVVIHPGSFYLRLGLASDPQPKEVLHCIARKRKYGHHRDPILVSQSSSSYDHREARLSVASVLASTLTSQGRQRFQSKHYPGKAQIIVDSEVKKSKDIHPESQPETVVGNDILKLASLDPYNLHFPYQRGDLRARSGVIGGSLSSLLVDLNTIWTSALSSELNISPDLFPSYKVVLIIPSLYSRPILKSLLRILLLEIGFGSAFLLQDHVAATFGSGVPVACVVDAGDQKISVSCVEDGISHPDTRIQLNYGGGDISRIYYTLLKDLAFPYSRCNPENSISDAFLIHNLKKEHCHLNLDICGCVERTFSTHRKGEKSISYTIYVGDEAIIAPSALFHTELLEITGNGNRIELFTPDEGDHEDPHDLLYLNETSRKYTKAGDPSGDMDVSQNLDDDLDIVLENNQTKTSTAVTSENVLSLDQAILKSIEACPSDDLKKKMYSCILLVGGGLKFDGITQFLKNKLILQISSSFRSEPMDIIIDAKDTNAEFTTWRGAAVLACLESAQELWIKPREFAKHGQKILRERAPFPWT